The Aneurinibacillus sp. REN35 nucleotide sequence GACATACGTAAAAACTTAAAGGCAAAGGAGGGGAAACGAATGCCACGTAAAGGCCCAGTACCTCGTCGTGATGTATTACCTGACCCGATTTATAATAGCAAATTAGTAACTCGCTTGATCAATCGTATGATGATTGATGGTAAGCGCGGAGTTTCTCAGCGCATCCTGTATGATGCTTTCAATCTTGTTCAACAACGCACTGGCCGTGAAGCTATGGAAGTGTTTGAAGAAGCAATGAAAAACATCATGCCAGTTCTTGAAGTACGCGCTCGTCGCGTAGGTGGTGCAAACTACCAAGTTCCGGTTGAAGTTCGTCCGGAGCGCCGTACTACACTAGGACTTCGTTGGTTGGTAGAATACTCCCGCAAACGCGGTGAGAAAACAATGGAAGAGCGCCTCGCAGGCGAAATCCTTGATGCAGCCAACAGCACTGGTGCAGCTGTTAAGAAACGTGAAGACACGCACAAAATGGCGGAAGCAAACAAAGCATTTGCTCACTACCGCTGGTAGAATACAAAGCGGATTTTTTGTCCGCTTTGCTTTGCCAAATCTCTAATATGAGAAAGGGGCTAGTACTTGCATGGGACGCGAATTCCCCTTAGCCAAGACTCGTAATATCGGTATCATGGCTCACATCGATGCCGGTAAAACGACGACAACTGAGCGCATTTTGTTCTACACAGGCCGTGTTCATAAAATTGGTGAAACACACGAAGGTGCTTCCCAAATGGACTGGATGGAGCAAGAACAAGAGCGCGGTATCACAATTACATCCGCTGCAACAACGGCTCAATGGAAAGGCCACCGTGTTAACATCATCGACACACCGGGACACGTAGACTTCACAGTTGAAGTAGAACGTTCCCTGCGCGTTCTTGATGGTGCGGTAGGTGTTCTGGATGCACAATCCGGCGTAGAGCCACAAACGGAAACTGTATGGCGTCAAGCTACAACATACGGTGTACCTCGTATCGTGTTCATTAATAAAATGGACAAACTGGGTGCTGATTTCTTGTATTCTGTACGTACGCTTCATGAACGTTTGCAAGCAAATGCTCATCCGATCCAACTTCCGATCGGTGCAGAAGATAACTTCCGCGGCATCATTGATCTCGTTGAGAAGAAAACGTACATCTATACAAACGATCTTGGAACAGACATTGAGATTACAGAAGGCTTCCCTGCTGAATTTGCAGAGCAAGCTGAAGAACTTCGCGGTCAGCTGATCGAAGCGGTTGCTGATTTTGATGAAGAACTGATGATGAAGTACCTCGATGGCGAAGAAGTAACAATCGAAGAACTGAAAGCTGCAATTCGCAAAGCGACAATCAGCGTTAAGTTCTACCCTGTTACTTGTGGTTCCGCATTTAAAAACAAAGGTGTTCAGCCTATGCTGGATGCTGTTATCGATTATCTGCCGGCACCTGTTGACGTACCTGCAATCAAAGGTACGCTTCCAGATAGCGATGAGCAAGTAACGCGTGAGTCTAGTGATGAAGGTCCTTTCTCCGCGCTTGCATTCAAAATCATGACTGATCCTTATGTAGGGAAACTGACGTTCTTCCGTGTATACTCAGGTACGCTTGATTCCGGTTCTTACGTGCTGAACTCTACTAAAGGTAAGCGTGAGCGTATCGGCCGTATCCTGCAAATGCATGCGAACTCCCGTGAAGAGATCAAAACGGTTTATTCCGGTGATATCGCTGCTGGCGTAGGTTTGAAAGATACAACCACAGGGGATACTCTCTGCGATGAGAAAAACCCTGTAATCCTTGAGTCTATGGAGTTCCCTGAGCCGGTTATCCGTATTGCTATCGAGCCAAAAACAAAAGCCGACCAAGACAAAATGGGTATGGCGCTTGCAAAATTGGCCGATGAGGATCCGACATTCAAAACATATACTGATGAAGAAACAGGACAAACGATCATCGCTGGTATGGGTGAGCTTCACCTTGACATCATCGTTGACCGTATGCGCCGTGAATTCAAAGTAGAAGCCAATGTTGGTGCGCCACAGGTTGCATTTAAAGAATCCTTCCGCCAGCCGGCGAAAGTTGAATCTAAATATGCAAAACAATCCGGTGGTAAAGGTCAATACGGTCACGTTGTGGTTGAATTTGAACCAGGCGAACCGGGTACTGGCTACATCTTCGAAAACAAAATTGTCGGTGGTGCGGTTCCTCGTGAATACATCCCTGCCGTTCAAGCTGGTATCGAAGAAGCTATGGCAAACGGCGTTCTTGCAGGATATCCAATCCTTGACTTGAAAGCACGTCTTGTTCATGGTAGCTACCATGAGGTTGACTCTTCTGAGATGGCGTTTAAAATCGCCGCTTCTATGGCTTTGAAAGAAGCTGGTAAGAAGGCTAACCCTGCTATCCTTGAACCAATGATGAAAGTAGAAGTAACTGTACCGGAAGAATACATGGGCGACATCATGGGTGATATCAACTCTCGTCGTGGACGTATCGAAGGTATGGAAGCTCGCGGTAACGCACAAGTGGTTCGTGGATTCGTACCTCTTTCCGAAATGTTCGGTTATGCAACAAACCTGCGTTCCCGTACACAAGGACGCGGTACGTACTCTATGCACTTCGATCATTATGAAGAAGTACCGAAGAGCATTGCTGAAGAGATCATTAAAAAAGCTAAAGGTCTGTAATTTTTCAGCAAAACCCCTTTATTGTAATTAAAGAAAGGTTTACAATGTGTAAGGGGTACATAGCCTCGCGCAT carries:
- the fusA gene encoding elongation factor G; this translates as MGREFPLAKTRNIGIMAHIDAGKTTTTERILFYTGRVHKIGETHEGASQMDWMEQEQERGITITSAATTAQWKGHRVNIIDTPGHVDFTVEVERSLRVLDGAVGVLDAQSGVEPQTETVWRQATTYGVPRIVFINKMDKLGADFLYSVRTLHERLQANAHPIQLPIGAEDNFRGIIDLVEKKTYIYTNDLGTDIEITEGFPAEFAEQAEELRGQLIEAVADFDEELMMKYLDGEEVTIEELKAAIRKATISVKFYPVTCGSAFKNKGVQPMLDAVIDYLPAPVDVPAIKGTLPDSDEQVTRESSDEGPFSALAFKIMTDPYVGKLTFFRVYSGTLDSGSYVLNSTKGKRERIGRILQMHANSREEIKTVYSGDIAAGVGLKDTTTGDTLCDEKNPVILESMEFPEPVIRIAIEPKTKADQDKMGMALAKLADEDPTFKTYTDEETGQTIIAGMGELHLDIIVDRMRREFKVEANVGAPQVAFKESFRQPAKVESKYAKQSGGKGQYGHVVVEFEPGEPGTGYIFENKIVGGAVPREYIPAVQAGIEEAMANGVLAGYPILDLKARLVHGSYHEVDSSEMAFKIAASMALKEAGKKANPAILEPMMKVEVTVPEEYMGDIMGDINSRRGRIEGMEARGNAQVVRGFVPLSEMFGYATNLRSRTQGRGTYSMHFDHYEEVPKSIAEEIIKKAKGL
- the rpsG gene encoding 30S ribosomal protein S7; the encoded protein is MPRKGPVPRRDVLPDPIYNSKLVTRLINRMMIDGKRGVSQRILYDAFNLVQQRTGREAMEVFEEAMKNIMPVLEVRARRVGGANYQVPVEVRPERRTTLGLRWLVEYSRKRGEKTMEERLAGEILDAANSTGAAVKKREDTHKMAEANKAFAHYRW